The following DNA comes from Verrucomicrobiia bacterium.
GGTTGTTGGCATAGCTTGAGAGTACATAGGTACGATTCACATTGTTTTCCGTCCAGTACACGGTGACCACAACCTTCTTCAACCCCACATCTATTCCCGTTGCCGCCCGGTTGCCATCAATAAGGGTCACTACGGTGCCCCGCTCAAACTGAGTGGCAAATGTCCCCGCCCCCGCGGGAAGGGCAGCCCTTGCCTCATAGGTACCAGCATCCAAATCGGCGTATGCCACAGCACGCACTTTTTCCATCTGCTCCTGCGCCAAGTACGAGGCCTGCGTCTGCATGCTGCTCTGTGTAATGAGGCGGCGGTTCACGGGGAATATTTGGATCACCGAAACAATGCCAAAGCTAAAGAGGACAATAGCCAGTATAAGCTCGATGAACGTAAAGCCTTTGCGCGGTTTCATACTAAAGCTCCCCCGAACTGGTGATCACCGTACCACTAGGGCGGATCTCGATGGTCCGGCTTTTAGAACGGACAGAATCACGAATGGTAAGGCTGCCGCTATAGTTTGGGGCACCCGAGGTAGTAAAGCGGATATCGCTGTTCCCACTGAAGCTTACCGTGTTGACCGTAATGTATGCAGGGAGGGAAATAGTGCTCTGCGTGGTTTTTGTCCCATCTGCCGGGTTGTAGAGAAAAAGTGGGACGCTTCCGCTCCCGGCGGTAAACGTTATGCCGTAAATATTCTGTTCCGACACGGTTTTTTGTTGGGCCAAGCGGATGTGTTCAGCCACTTCCTGCACCGCCGAGTTGAGTTGCAACTGCGAAAGCACCAGCTGGTAGGTTGGCGTCACAAAAGCAGCAATGAGCGTAAGGATGCCCACCGTCACCAAAAGCTCAATGAGCGTAAAAGCGCGTCGCGTAACCATTAGTAATTCTGCTCCTTTGGCTTGCAGTTCACACAGTAGGCGGGATCGGTTGGGTGTTCCGAGTGAGGGATGCAGGGACCGGAAATACAGTAAAGGATGGCACTGTACCGGGTGAAGTTTGGAAACAGGACAGAGTCGCTGCAAGTAGCAATGGCGTCATCTGTATCACATAGCCGGTAAGCAATTTGAAAGATCTGTTTCCCCGCATTAGCCCCGGGTCCCGGATGAAGGATATTGTCATAATCAAATACCCCCTCAGGCCAAATGCTGACTGGCCATGTACCAGCGGAAAGGTATTTTTCTACGCCCGGCGGAATGCCGCGCGCAGTATCAACAGGGTACTGATAGCTATTGTCCTCTGCGTACTGGGAAAGCGCAGTGGCAATCTCGCCTAGCTCCGTACTCACGCGGGCAAGTCTTGCTGTGGAGCGATGACGGAACATGTAGACCGTCAAAAGGCCAGCCAGAAGAGCAATGATTGCCACGGCGATAAGCAGTTCGGTCAGCGTGAATCCCCTCTGTTTCGGCATACTATTAGTATAGGCTCGCCCGCCTTCTTCTGCCATACTGGTCGAGTATCATTAATTCGGAAGTACCGATAGAAACACATGGAAACGCAGTACGATATCGTCATTATTGGAGGGGCCTGTGCCGGTCTAGCCGCTGCTATGTACGCCGGTCGCCGCGCCCTTAAGGTACTCATTGTCACCAAGGATATCGGTGGTCAAATTGCTACCACCCCAAGTGTCGAAAACTACCCCGCCATCGATTTCATTACCGGCCCAGACTTGGCCCGCGACATGATGAACCAGGCCATTAAGTGGGGTGCCGAGTTGGTCTACGACGAAGTGACCAAGCTGGAAAAGCGTGGTGAGAAAGACTTTGTTATTACCGGGCTGAAAAGCACCTATCATGCCAAGTCCATGCTCTTGGCCTACGGAAAGACCCCGCGTAATTTGGATGTTCCCGGTGAGCAAACATACGCTGGCCGAGGCGTTTCCTACTGCGTTACATGCGATGCCCCGCTCTTTAAGAACCGTGACGTTGCCGTAGTGGGGGGTGGAAACTCTGCCATGGAAGGCGCCCTCATTTTGGCCAAGGTGTGCAAAAAGGTATACCTAGTCCACCGGCGTGACCAGTTCCGTGGCGAGGCCGTACTTTTGGAACAGATCAACAACGAGCCAAAAATCGAACTCATCCTTTCCTCGGTAACTGAGGAAGTAGTAGGCGACGGGAAATTTGTGAATGCCATCCGCACTAAAAACATTGTCACCAACGAAGTGAAGGACACCCCGGTAGACGGCATCTTTGTGGAAATCGGCTTCATTGTGAACAGCGCCCTCATCCGTGAAGTGGTGGAACTTGACCGCATGAACCAGGTCATTACCAACAAGAAGATGGAAACATCTACCCCTGGTATTTTTGCCGCTGGCGATATTACGGACAGCCCCTACAAACAGGCTGTTATCTCTGCCGGTGAAGGTGCGGCTGCAGCACTCACCGCCTACTCGTACATTAACGACGGCGCGCCTGCCGGCGTTGACTGGTCCGGAAAGTAATCAGTCGAATATAAAAAAGACTCCGCCACTGCGGAGTCTTTTTTTAGGGGCATTCCCTTACTCAATCACTACTGGTGTCCCGGTCTCGGTCCAGGCGTATACCTCTGCGGCATCGCCCACACCCAACCGCACGCAACCATGGCTCACC
Coding sequences within:
- a CDS encoding prepilin-type N-terminal cleavage/methylation domain-containing protein, which codes for MKPRKGFTFIELILAIVLFSFGIVSVIQIFPVNRRLITQSSMQTQASYLAQEQMEKVRAVAYADLDAGTYEARAALPAGAGTFATQFERGTVVTLIDGNRAATGIDVGLKKVVVTVYWTENNVNRTYVLSSYANNL
- a CDS encoding type II secretion system protein codes for the protein MPKQRGFTLTELLIAVAIIALLAGLLTVYMFRHRSTARLARVSTELGEIATALSQYAEDNSYQYPVDTARGIPPGVEKYLSAGTWPVSIWPEGVFDYDNILHPGPGANAGKQIFQIAYRLCDTDDAIATCSDSVLFPNFTRYSAILYCISGPCIPHSEHPTDPAYCVNCKPKEQNY
- a CDS encoding type II secretion system protein encodes the protein MVTRRAFTLIELLVTVGILTLIAAFVTPTYQLVLSQLQLNSAVQEVAEHIRLAQQKTVSEQNIYGITFTAGSGSVPLFLYNPADGTKTTQSTISLPAYITVNTVSFSGNSDIRFTTSGAPNYSGSLTIRDSVRSKSRTIEIRPSGTVITSSGEL
- a CDS encoding FAD-dependent oxidoreductase, which translates into the protein METQYDIVIIGGACAGLAAAMYAGRRALKVLIVTKDIGGQIATTPSVENYPAIDFITGPDLARDMMNQAIKWGAELVYDEVTKLEKRGEKDFVITGLKSTYHAKSMLLAYGKTPRNLDVPGEQTYAGRGVSYCVTCDAPLFKNRDVAVVGGGNSAMEGALILAKVCKKVYLVHRRDQFRGEAVLLEQINNEPKIELILSSVTEEVVGDGKFVNAIRTKNIVTNEVKDTPVDGIFVEIGFIVNSALIREVVELDRMNQVITNKKMETSTPGIFAAGDITDSPYKQAVISAGEGAAAALTAYSYINDGAPAGVDWSGK